One genomic window of Caldivirga maquilingensis IC-167 includes the following:
- a CDS encoding 30S ribosomal protein S15 encodes MPHRSRHKRGSSGSVRPATKTIPPWLSYSPEDVERLVVELARRGFTPSLIGVILRDQYGIPLVKIVTNKRITEILEENGLKPQIPEDLMALIRRAVNIRRHLEEHPKDMSAKKGLLLTESKIHRLIKYYKRTGVLPLDFTYSPERFAMAT; translated from the coding sequence GCCAGCAACTAAGACAATACCACCGTGGTTAAGCTACAGTCCTGAGGATGTGGAGAGGCTTGTGGTTGAATTAGCTAGGAGGGGTTTCACACCATCACTAATAGGTGTTATACTTAGGGATCAGTACGGTATACCACTGGTTAAGATTGTTACAAATAAGAGAATTACTGAGATACTTGAGGAGAATGGACTCAAGCCCCAGATACCTGAAGACCTAATGGCATTAATTAGGAGGGCGGTTAACATTAGGAGGCATCTTGAGGAGCATCCCAAGGATATGTCAGCTAAGAAAGGCTTATTACTAACTGAATCCAAGATACATAGGTTAATTAAGTACTACAAGAGGACTGGCGTACTTCCATTAGACTTCACCTACAGCCCGGAGAGGTTTGCCATGGCGACTTAA
- a CDS encoding aldo/keto reductase translates to MQYVKLGWSGVKVSQLCLGMWHLPPSRVRDEYGVYKVDEEESVRIIRRAIDLGINFIDTANVYHGTMSGPDYIHAGNAERILGNVLKGYDRESLVIATKVRFRMAPWPNGEGLSRKHIRWQIKESLRRLNLDYVDLYQIHAPDPDTPKIETLRALNQLVEDGLVNYIGESNHPAHDIVEFMELADKHNLEPFTTMQEPYNYIERWIENDKIPVAKRYGMAILAYIPLAQGVLTGKYVDFEKKTWRIPEMSRADYIEGMRRRYFTDRNLKILMEFHEVAKELGVSDSQLALAWMLKKGESLGVTIIPIIGATSVKQLEEDLESLNVKINDDVMKRLEDIYKTYTSQ, encoded by the coding sequence ATGCAGTATGTTAAGCTTGGTTGGTCTGGGGTTAAGGTTTCACAACTATGCCTCGGCATGTGGCATCTTCCTCCTTCTAGGGTTAGGGATGAGTATGGTGTTTATAAGGTTGATGAGGAGGAGTCTGTTAGGATAATTAGGAGGGCTATTGACCTGGGTATTAACTTCATTGATACAGCCAACGTATACCATGGGACGATGTCTGGGCCGGATTACATCCACGCCGGTAATGCTGAGAGGATACTGGGTAATGTGCTTAAGGGGTATGATAGGGAATCACTAGTCATAGCAACAAAAGTTAGATTCCGCATGGCACCCTGGCCCAATGGCGAAGGATTATCTAGAAAACACATTAGGTGGCAAATAAAGGAATCATTAAGGCGGCTTAATTTAGATTATGTTGATTTATATCAAATACATGCCCCTGACCCCGATACTCCTAAGATTGAGACTCTTAGGGCTTTGAATCAGCTTGTTGAGGATGGTTTAGTGAATTATATTGGTGAAAGCAATCACCCAGCACACGACATAGTGGAATTCATGGAGCTAGCCGACAAACACAACCTAGAACCCTTCACAACAATGCAGGAACCATATAATTATATTGAGAGGTGGATTGAGAATGATAAAATACCTGTAGCTAAAAGATACGGCATGGCAATACTAGCCTACATTCCATTAGCCCAGGGAGTATTAACGGGAAAATACGTGGACTTTGAGAAGAAGACCTGGAGAATACCTGAAATGTCCAGGGCAGATTACATAGAGGGCATGAGGCGCAGGTATTTCACTGATAGGAATCTTAAAATACTCATGGAGTTCCACGAGGTGGCTAAGGAATTAGGTGTAAGTGACTCCCAGTTAGCATTAGCATGGATGCTTAAGAAGGGTGAAAGCCTTGGGGTAACTATAATACCCATAATAGGTGCAACAAGCGTTAAGCAACTTGAGGAGGATTTAGAAAGCCTAAACGTTAAAATAAATGATGACGTAATGAAGAGGCTTGAGGACATATATAAGACCTACACCTCCCAATAA
- a CDS encoding ABC transporter substrate-binding protein, giving the protein MGKLSISRHIWLILGAIVVMSISIASAQSSYPTYTLYYAAPWYYVVVPPWPAPWYNPFSSLSLWPIWWASDYAPLALWNPTTNEFWPVLASNWTVFPQNKTLIIYLRHNLYWFNGSATIPFTAWDVYAYFYIEAKAFNAYSPWISPQNADKDIIVLNNYTIEFHFDVWSPTEWIFILITRPETPWPVWENVVNELKTMNASEAYTFGQKNITEMVVPYWSLGPYYASHVSPQTITVQLVPQQLLTEWGSVFPFHTWQYYPELNAYISLSSGTTQLLELMATHSNFFVLGWTAPPSTYQVAIKDGYVFNPMPDISTMGFSIPAYYPFNIPAVRQAFAYIINRTEATLAWGPPPYAYYPVWILAPAPAPNVVPGLWSTIPEGIRSMVINYTVNWSYASQLLESAGLTYKSGQWYLPNGTPLTLTLYTDGRTDWLTISSEIAAQLGKFGIPTKVISVEAATYSTEETTCKLPDNVDFIYAGLNKGGYDTFWVSLTSAQWNGPALFPAAWCINGTTTPFAYPIVQSNQITGWYCKPLTTNLPIPNNTIIWCINSTYGLINLTNWEDAITAAEPGSSTYYELIKAFYAWSEYWVPAIQIGTEAIAQGAVPKYVNMGWLMKCIPFNASKYSEAAYTLEYPHGMSGASFDTIDLVFLGGFAPQGVMPPLAQAIVNGSLWTKYPQYAAFIGLPNPDPQLQACVASYFHVPYTPVTSTTTTSTTTATTTSTTTVTSTAVATVTSTATVTSTSTVVSTTTTTAVSTVTVTKPVISTTLVIGIVIIVIVIAIVAAVLALRR; this is encoded by the coding sequence ATGGGCAAACTAAGTATCTCTAGACATATATGGTTAATACTAGGTGCAATAGTAGTTATGTCAATAAGTATAGCTAGTGCTCAGTCATCATACCCCACGTACACCCTTTACTATGCAGCACCATGGTACTACGTTGTTGTCCCCCCATGGCCTGCCCCATGGTATAACCCATTCTCATCCCTAAGCCTTTGGCCAATATGGTGGGCCAGTGATTATGCGCCATTAGCATTATGGAACCCGACTACTAATGAGTTTTGGCCTGTTTTAGCCAGTAATTGGACTGTGTTTCCTCAGAATAAGACCTTGATAATCTACCTTAGGCATAACTTATATTGGTTTAATGGTTCAGCCACAATACCCTTCACCGCATGGGATGTTTACGCATACTTCTACATTGAGGCGAAAGCCTTTAATGCATATTCACCTTGGATTAGTCCTCAGAATGCTGATAAGGACATAATAGTGCTTAATAATTACACCATTGAATTCCACTTCGATGTATGGTCACCCACAGAGTGGATATTCATACTTATAACCAGGCCTGAAACACCATGGCCAGTCTGGGAGAACGTAGTAAACGAGTTAAAAACAATGAATGCCAGTGAAGCCTACACCTTTGGGCAGAAGAATATAACTGAAATGGTTGTACCATACTGGAGCCTAGGCCCATACTATGCTAGTCACGTTAGTCCACAGACAATTACTGTTCAACTAGTGCCCCAGCAGTTGTTGACTGAGTGGGGTAGCGTGTTTCCATTCCACACATGGCAATACTACCCAGAGTTAAATGCCTATATTTCACTCTCCTCAGGAACAACTCAATTACTTGAATTAATGGCTACCCATAGTAACTTCTTCGTACTTGGGTGGACTGCACCACCTTCAACATATCAGGTCGCCATTAAGGATGGTTACGTATTTAACCCAATGCCAGATATCTCAACCATGGGATTCTCAATACCGGCATACTACCCATTTAATATTCCTGCTGTCAGACAAGCATTTGCATACATTATCAATAGGACTGAGGCAACCCTAGCATGGGGACCGCCACCATACGCCTACTATCCAGTATGGATACTTGCACCAGCCCCAGCTCCTAATGTTGTCCCTGGTCTATGGTCAACAATACCCGAAGGCATTAGGAGCATGGTTATTAATTATACTGTTAATTGGTCTTACGCCTCTCAGTTACTTGAATCAGCTGGCTTAACCTATAAGAGCGGCCAATGGTACCTACCCAACGGAACACCACTAACACTAACACTATACACCGACGGGCGTACTGACTGGTTAACCATAAGTTCTGAAATAGCTGCACAATTAGGGAAGTTTGGAATACCAACTAAGGTCATTTCTGTTGAGGCTGCAACATATTCCACTGAGGAGACTACGTGTAAATTACCTGATAATGTTGATTTCATATATGCAGGCCTTAATAAGGGTGGTTATGATACATTCTGGGTTTCCTTAACTTCAGCTCAATGGAATGGCCCTGCATTATTCCCAGCAGCATGGTGTATTAACGGCACCACTACGCCTTTCGCCTACCCGATTGTTCAGAGTAATCAGATTACCGGCTGGTATTGTAAACCATTAACCACCAACCTACCTATACCGAATAATACAATTATCTGGTGCATTAACTCAACCTATGGTCTCATAAACCTAACCAATTGGGAGGATGCCATAACGGCTGCTGAGCCTGGTTCATCAACATACTATGAGTTAATTAAGGCATTCTACGCATGGTCCGAGTACTGGGTACCAGCAATTCAAATAGGTACTGAGGCGATAGCTCAGGGTGCTGTACCTAAGTATGTTAATATGGGGTGGTTAATGAAGTGCATACCGTTTAATGCATCTAAGTACAGCGAAGCAGCATACACGTTAGAGTATCCTCATGGAATGTCAGGAGCATCCTTCGATACAATAGACTTAGTATTCCTAGGTGGATTCGCACCTCAAGGCGTGATGCCTCCTCTAGCTCAAGCTATTGTTAATGGTTCATTATGGACTAAGTATCCTCAGTATGCGGCATTCATTGGTTTACCTAATCCTGATCCTCAGTTGCAGGCTTGTGTAGCATCGTACTTCCATGTACCGTATACTCCAGTTACTTCAACTACAACGACTTCAACGACTACGGCCACAACAACCTCAACAACCACTGTTACTTCAACTGCCGTTGCTACTGTGACTAGTACTGCCACTGTAACATCAACAAGCACAGTAGTAAGCACAACAACCACTACGGCAGTAAGCACAGTAACAGTCACAAAACCAGTAATAAGCACAACACTAGTAATAGGAATAGTAATCATAGTAATAGTCATAGCCATAGTAGCAGCAGTACTAGCATTAAGAAGATGA
- a CDS encoding TrmB family transcriptional regulator — translation MTIDRDYLLRVLTMMGLTNREAEVFLTIAEKGEASVKDILESVDVHQPQLYNILSSLLRRGFIKVSSSRPKKYSAYNLSTIIDTYISSFSSIKEVVKRIESPIRSSSQIYVSYGIDGLNNGLVEVISNAQVELYGEIPSWILRKNLRLFMDALGRGVRLYLLVYPSISEEDLHPLREYEDAAWIKVNKLGDFLLLAADLSKGVYASRRSLTVNEGSHCYIIQDKDIITRFLTIFNSTWKESEDALYVDPSRGKYPRKFLNIHFALLTLEALLTHGYNPVVSVKGILLKNNEPIEVRGVVSSVNMLNRVSNIVVRSNGNQYTIGGYDAELEDIEAQEVVIESISPNA, via the coding sequence ATGACTATAGATAGAGATTACTTATTAAGGGTATTAACTATGATGGGGTTAACCAATAGGGAGGCTGAGGTCTTCCTAACAATAGCCGAGAAGGGTGAGGCAAGTGTTAAGGATATACTGGAGTCAGTGGATGTTCACCAGCCTCAATTATATAATATATTATCAAGCCTACTTAGGAGGGGGTTCATAAAGGTTTCAAGCAGTAGGCCTAAGAAGTACAGTGCCTATAACCTCTCCACAATAATAGATACCTATATTTCATCGTTCTCATCAATTAAGGAGGTTGTTAAAAGAATAGAATCGCCAATACGCAGTAGTTCCCAAATATATGTTTCATATGGGATAGATGGCTTAAATAACGGCCTAGTGGAGGTTATTTCAAATGCACAGGTGGAGTTATATGGTGAGATACCTAGTTGGATTCTTAGGAAGAACCTAAGGCTATTCATGGATGCATTAGGAAGAGGAGTTAGACTATATCTACTGGTTTACCCAAGTATTAGCGAAGAGGATCTTCATCCACTGAGGGAGTATGAGGATGCCGCGTGGATTAAGGTGAATAAGCTTGGGGACTTCCTTCTACTTGCCGCAGACCTTAGTAAGGGTGTTTACGCAAGCAGGAGATCACTAACAGTTAATGAGGGGTCTCATTGCTACATAATTCAGGATAAAGACATAATAACTAGATTCCTCACAATATTCAATTCAACGTGGAAGGAATCAGAGGATGCGCTATACGTAGACCCAAGTAGGGGCAAGTACCCGCGTAAATTCCTTAACATACACTTTGCCTTACTGACCCTTGAAGCATTATTAACACATGGCTATAACCCTGTTGTATCGGTTAAAGGCATACTCCTGAAGAATAATGAACCAATAGAGGTTAGGGGGGTTGTATCATCAGTTAACATGCTTAATAGAGTATCTAACATTGTGGTAAGGAGTAATGGCAATCAATACACTATTGGAGGATATGACGCTGAGTTAGAGGATATCGAGGCACAGGAAGTAGTAATAGAAAGCATAAGCCCCAATGCATAA
- a CDS encoding glycosyl hydrolase-related protein — protein sequence MRNIDAWVKPTGFITKSGLRGLLIYVRNKSPYQVKFTVNDREFTAGSGLNWFLTEVKPNESIEVKFETGESYSFKPNFQEPRKFRVHIAPTVHTDYGYTDVQSRVEEIHRGNMDVALKISSRGGKFVIEVTEQPFGRIMELLDANRRGLIGVQAFPLNVLTGLCNHEELIRLFYGVRDLRRAGFSIETAALNDIPSAVYALPSVLASCGIKYYIQGANPDRGPLHKLNTWLKSPFKWIGPDGNGVLAWFSGGYGGLIPGFHGYHQGWSAGLLISLDRAEAGLAHFLTTLEERGYQYENVLLYGMFIDNWPASDRFIDVVREFNEKWENPQLIISTTDDFFHEIEREVNGKINSIKGSFGAYWEDGAASTARELAALRLAKKLLYFAEVAYAFDYIKGLRYPKGDIDEAWRSVIYFDEHTWGAWNSVSDPYNPSVLEQWRIKAGFADKALNKAMELTRGDYVSNPYPFTVSGIIENTYVELPSMASRPFIRKPLVRRSVESKNLLIESPYYKVTIKDGKVVSVIDKELNVELIDSSKYTLDEYLYVLGGKGTSMERTILNYLYEGEPTGPVFSIIREYSSRVTGVYENDDVVTVVIESDSYLSKIRKEITLPKARRELIIRNTVDKSENYDKEGVYFAFPFNLSKPRVLIEEPGAFIDVENELIEGGCANWFAANNIVLLKGEFDIAFYTEEAPLVTIGSIFDGVWRGSVKVNNGLLFSYVMNNYWHTNYKAAQGGSFTFTYRLTSSRAIKPSQAHRFFSSPVIGRAINGDLTIDPPEVVVTTVKKWDLGDGVVLRLLEVDGEAKSLTIRSRTLNGYKAYLANPLEEPIEELGEFTNGELKVSVKPRSYLTIVVKRS from the coding sequence ATGCGTAACATTGATGCCTGGGTTAAGCCCACTGGTTTCATTACTAAGAGTGGTTTAAGGGGTCTTTTAATATACGTTAGGAACAAGTCACCTTACCAAGTTAAGTTCACTGTTAATGACCGTGAATTCACTGCTGGTTCAGGGTTAAACTGGTTCCTTACTGAGGTTAAGCCCAATGAATCTATTGAGGTTAAGTTCGAGACAGGTGAATCCTATTCATTTAAGCCTAATTTTCAGGAGCCTAGGAAGTTTAGGGTTCATATTGCTCCAACCGTCCATACAGACTACGGTTATACTGATGTTCAATCTAGGGTTGAGGAGATCCACAGGGGTAACATGGATGTTGCCCTTAAAATATCCTCTAGGGGTGGTAAATTCGTCATTGAGGTTACTGAGCAACCCTTCGGTAGGATTATGGAGCTTCTGGACGCTAATAGGAGGGGCCTCATAGGTGTTCAAGCCTTCCCATTAAACGTATTAACCGGGTTATGTAATCATGAGGAGTTGATTAGGTTATTTTACGGTGTTAGGGATTTAAGGAGAGCGGGTTTCAGTATTGAGACGGCTGCCTTAAATGATATACCAAGCGCAGTGTACGCGTTACCAAGTGTCCTGGCTTCATGCGGCATTAAGTATTATATTCAGGGCGCTAATCCAGATAGGGGACCATTGCATAAGTTGAATACTTGGCTTAAGTCACCCTTCAAGTGGATTGGACCTGATGGTAATGGGGTATTGGCATGGTTTAGCGGTGGTTACGGGGGCTTAATACCAGGTTTCCATGGTTACCACCAGGGTTGGTCAGCGGGCTTATTAATAAGCCTGGATAGAGCTGAGGCTGGTTTAGCACACTTCCTAACGACACTTGAGGAGAGGGGTTACCAGTATGAGAATGTTCTACTCTACGGAATGTTCATTGATAATTGGCCTGCGTCGGATAGGTTCATTGACGTTGTGAGGGAGTTTAATGAGAAGTGGGAGAACCCCCAGTTAATAATCTCTACTACAGATGACTTCTTCCATGAGATTGAACGCGAGGTTAACGGTAAGATCAATAGTATTAAGGGTAGTTTCGGAGCCTACTGGGAGGATGGGGCAGCTTCAACGGCTAGGGAGTTGGCTGCATTAAGGCTGGCTAAGAAGCTTCTGTATTTTGCTGAAGTCGCCTACGCTTTCGATTACATTAAGGGCTTAAGGTATCCTAAAGGGGATATTGATGAGGCTTGGAGAAGCGTAATTTACTTTGATGAGCATACGTGGGGTGCATGGAATTCAGTCAGTGATCCCTATAATCCAAGTGTCCTAGAGCAGTGGCGTATTAAGGCTGGTTTCGCTGATAAGGCCCTTAATAAGGCTATGGAGTTGACTAGGGGTGATTACGTCAGTAATCCATATCCATTCACGGTCAGCGGCATTATTGAGAATACTTACGTTGAGTTACCGTCAATGGCCTCAAGACCATTCATCAGGAAGCCCCTAGTGAGGAGGAGTGTTGAGTCTAAGAATTTATTAATTGAATCACCCTACTATAAGGTCACTATTAAGGATGGTAAGGTAGTTAGTGTCATTGATAAGGAGCTTAACGTTGAGTTAATAGACTCCTCAAAATACACGCTCGATGAATACCTCTACGTACTTGGGGGTAAGGGAACTAGTATGGAGAGGACTATATTGAATTACCTCTATGAAGGTGAACCCACTGGTCCAGTCTTCAGTATTATTAGGGAGTATTCAAGCAGGGTTACTGGGGTTTATGAAAATGATGATGTGGTTACCGTGGTTATTGAGTCTGATAGTTACCTTAGTAAGATTAGGAAGGAGATTACTCTACCTAAGGCCCGCAGGGAGTTGATTATTAGGAATACTGTGGATAAGTCTGAGAATTACGATAAGGAGGGTGTTTACTTCGCCTTTCCATTCAACCTAAGTAAACCCAGAGTGCTTATTGAGGAGCCTGGAGCCTTCATTGACGTGGAGAATGAACTCATTGAGGGTGGGTGCGCCAATTGGTTTGCGGCAAATAACATTGTTTTACTTAAGGGTGAATTCGACATAGCCTTCTACACTGAGGAGGCTCCATTAGTAACCATTGGCAGTATCTTCGATGGTGTATGGAGGGGTAGTGTTAAAGTGAATAATGGCTTATTATTCTCCTACGTAATGAATAATTACTGGCATACTAATTACAAGGCTGCTCAAGGGGGTTCATTCACCTTCACCTATAGGTTAACGAGTAGTAGAGCCATTAAACCAAGCCAAGCCCACAGATTCTTCTCATCACCGGTAATTGGAAGAGCCATAAATGGTGACTTAACAATAGATCCACCTGAGGTGGTGGTGACTACGGTTAAGAAGTGGGATTTAGGTGATGGTGTTGTTTTAAGGTTACTTGAGGTTGATGGTGAAGCCAAATCATTAACCATAAGGTCAAGAACCCTAAACGGCTACAAGGCATACTTAGCAAACCCACTTGAGGAACCCATTGAGGAACTTGGTGAATTCACTAACGGTGAATTAAAGGTAAGTGTTAAGCCAAGGTCATATTTAACCATAGTGGTGAAGAGGAGTTAA
- a CDS encoding MFS transporter, with protein MIRGHYLGLAQALLIIVPLTIVVRASNNMLMTTIPLLARYGFHFSNTLIGLLSALTALMTFLSSGLINSRLRSCNRRLAFIASSVIYAVAYPLFWLSTPLTIWLLSAIAGFTLGFLMPNIITSASLLPDRRTRERLLNIYTLSLSISLILGPAIESLILKYYSLRESFLFFTVFPILALAIAPFIKFPEETSNDSLIAVSNVLSNPGFLTAVLNIATYNVVFSFLMAFGGIYARNSFGLSYSTVETLFSLFFVTSFLGRLYLSIKPAERLWPLMSSAVLLTVIGIALIGLINNLLIYIIALLLLGIPHGTTYPLSVVAISRAFKPQHRNMANSLFFSFMMLIGIVTPTITGYVADLIGIRNTFIVLILPVIIILLFLRRYVNAVDKPLG; from the coding sequence ATGATTAGGGGGCATTACTTAGGATTAGCGCAGGCATTATTAATAATAGTACCCTTAACAATAGTGGTTAGGGCATCTAATAATATGTTAATGACTACAATACCCTTACTAGCTAGGTATGGCTTTCACTTCAGTAATACACTTATTGGCTTATTATCAGCCTTAACAGCATTAATGACATTCCTAAGTAGTGGTTTAATTAACTCAAGGTTAAGGTCATGTAATAGGAGATTAGCATTCATAGCGTCTTCAGTAATATATGCTGTGGCTTATCCATTATTCTGGTTATCAACACCATTAACCATATGGCTGCTTTCAGCCATTGCTGGATTCACCCTAGGCTTCCTAATGCCTAACATAATAACCTCAGCAAGCCTACTACCTGATAGGAGGACTAGGGAGAGATTACTCAATATTTACACGTTGTCATTAAGCATAAGCCTAATACTAGGTCCAGCTATTGAATCATTGATACTTAAATACTATAGCCTAAGGGAATCCTTCCTATTCTTCACAGTATTCCCAATACTTGCCTTAGCCATAGCCCCATTCATTAAATTCCCTGAAGAGACAAGTAATGATTCATTAATTGCCGTGAGCAATGTATTATCTAACCCTGGATTCTTAACAGCCGTCTTAAACATAGCAACATATAACGTGGTCTTCTCCTTCCTAATGGCCTTCGGTGGTATTTATGCTAGGAATTCCTTTGGATTAAGTTACTCAACGGTTGAGACTTTGTTCTCATTATTCTTCGTAACATCATTCCTAGGTAGGCTTTACTTATCAATTAAACCCGCTGAGAGACTTTGGCCACTTATGAGTAGTGCAGTTTTATTGACTGTAATTGGTATTGCATTGATAGGTTTAATTAATAATTTATTGATATACATTATTGCATTGCTATTACTGGGTATACCACATGGTACCACTTATCCATTATCAGTGGTTGCCATATCAAGAGCGTTTAAACCACAGCATAGGAATATGGCTAATAGCCTATTCTTCTCATTCATGATGCTCATAGGTATAGTAACACCAACAATAACAGGCTATGTAGCGGATTTAATAGGCATAAGGAACACATTTATAGTACTAATACTGCCTGTGATTATTATCTTACTGTTCCTGAGAAGGTACGTGAATGCTGTTGATAAGCCACTTGGTTAG
- a CDS encoding DUF3834 domain-containing protein yields the protein MKIVTAPGPVSYPLILASRDYGDLDLVFAKGKETENAYAVADSLVSLIKNDLRIDMVTVKRLMFIYPKLQGPRIAIWRRGSAADLLTRALLDKVGLKAELVYADDWYSIFNMLNRGEVQSAVLNLGVLEHNDAFLEELINAPGACGAYVNGNPQYFIDAYTAGIEAIRKDLTNAADYIVRKLPITIPKEFIENILRRVKYGIYDPGDYVSFINVVKRYSEA from the coding sequence ATGAAGATAGTAACCGCACCGGGTCCTGTTTCATACCCTTTAATACTTGCCTCAAGGGATTATGGTGACTTAGATCTTGTATTCGCTAAGGGTAAGGAGACTGAGAACGCCTATGCAGTGGCTGATTCACTAGTGTCCTTGATTAAGAATGATTTAAGAATAGACATGGTAACAGTTAAGAGACTAATGTTCATTTATCCTAAACTACAGGGACCTAGGATTGCCATCTGGAGACGCGGTAGTGCAGCGGATTTACTTACTAGAGCATTATTGGATAAGGTTGGGTTAAAGGCTGAGCTCGTCTATGCTGATGACTGGTACTCTATATTTAACATGCTTAATAGAGGTGAGGTTCAAAGTGCTGTACTTAACTTAGGAGTACTTGAGCATAATGATGCATTTTTAGAGGAATTAATTAATGCACCTGGAGCCTGTGGTGCCTACGTGAATGGTAATCCGCAATACTTCATAGATGCTTATACAGCCGGCATTGAGGCTATTAGAAAAGACCTAACTAATGCCGCCGATTACATAGTGAGGAAGTTACCGATCACCATCCCTAAGGAGTTCATTGAGAATATTCTCAGGAGGGTTAAATACGGCATATATGATCCTGGCGACTACGTTAGTTTTATTAATGTTGTTAAAAGGTATAGTGAGGCTTAA
- a CDS encoding glycerophosphodiester phosphodiesterase, producing MVLIIGHRGARCCAPENTIPSFKMAIEAGVDGIELDVHMTKDGEPVVIHDDTLDRTTTGSGYVKDHTTNELRNLDAGVKFDAKWRGVRIPTLDEVLKELGNKTSFVIELKHGSDVYPGIEEKVLNLVRKYNVRAKIVSFDFDALERVRQLDDSVELGLIFVGKARWFIDAARKLKAQWLQAEYTLINESDVNIAHESGLKIGAWTVNDVNIAVKLTRMGVDEVTTDNPSLIIGSLKYHK from the coding sequence ATGGTATTGATTATTGGACATAGGGGAGCTAGGTGCTGTGCCCCGGAGAATACAATACCATCGTTTAAGATGGCTATTGAAGCCGGTGTGGATGGTATTGAATTAGATGTACATATGACTAAGGATGGTGAACCAGTTGTGATCCATGATGATACATTAGATAGGACGACCACAGGATCAGGCTACGTTAAGGATCACACAACCAATGAGTTGAGGAACCTTGACGCTGGAGTTAAGTTTGATGCAAAGTGGCGTGGAGTCAGGATACCGACTCTTGATGAGGTGCTTAAGGAACTTGGTAATAAAACAAGTTTCGTAATTGAACTTAAACACGGTAGCGACGTATACCCTGGCATTGAGGAAAAGGTACTTAACCTTGTTAGGAAATATAATGTAAGAGCTAAGATAGTGTCCTTTGATTTCGATGCACTTGAGAGAGTTAGGCAGCTTGATGATTCAGTGGAATTAGGATTAATATTCGTAGGTAAGGCCAGGTGGTTTATTGATGCTGCTAGAAAGTTAAAGGCTCAATGGCTTCAAGCAGAGTATACGCTAATTAATGAAAGTGACGTTAATATCGCCCATGAGTCTGGTTTAAAGATTGGCGCTTGGACTGTAAACGATGTTAACATTGCTGTTAAATTAACCAGAATGGGAGTTGATGAAGTAACTACAGATAATCCAAGTCTAATAATAGGAAGCCTTAAGTACCATAAATAA